One window of Bos javanicus breed banteng chromosome 1, ARS-OSU_banteng_1.0, whole genome shotgun sequence genomic DNA carries:
- the PLSCR5 gene encoding phospholipid scramblase family member 5, producing the protein MASKDAENQRSRGPPGFLPGASDPDHGLHILPSNPGDQVWQRGPPPPGNLPPGLEYLSQLDLIIIHQQVELLGMILGTETANKYEIKNSLGQRIYFAVEESICFNRTFCSTLRSCVLKITDNSGQEVITVNRPLRCNSCWCPCYLQELEIQAPPGSIVGYVAQKWDPFLPKFTIQNANKEDILKIVGPGATCGCFGDVDFEVKTINEKLTIGKISKYWSGFVNDVFTNADNFGIHVPADLDVTVKAAMIGACFLFDFMFFEHSLAGL; encoded by the exons ATGGCCTCTAAAG ATGCAGAGAACCAAAGAAGCAGAGGTCCGCCTGGCTTTCTTCCGGGAGCTTCAGACCCAGACCATGGTCTTCACATCTTACCTTCCAATCCAGGGGACCAAGTATGGCAGCGGGGTCCCcctccaccagggaatctccctCCTGGTCTAGAATATTTAAGCCAG TTAGACCTGATAATTATACACCAGCAGGTGGAGCTTCTTGGAA TGATACTGGGCACTGAGACCGCCAACAAATATGAGATTAAAAACAGCTTGGGACAAAGAATATACTTCGCAGTGGAGGAAAGCATCTGCTTCAACCGTACTTTTTGTTCCACTCTGCGATCATGCGTTCTGAAGATCACCGATAACTCAGGTCAAGAGGTGATTACAGTCAACAGGCCCTTGAGGTGTAACAGCTGCTGGTGCCCTTGCTACCTACAAGAG TTAGAAATCCAAGCCCCTCCTGGTTCTATAGTTGGTTATGTTGCACAGAAGTGGGACCCCTTTCTGCCTAAATTCACAATCCAAAATGCAAACAaagaagatattttgaaaattgttGGTCCTGGTGCAACATGTGGCTGTTTTGGCGATGTGGAttttgag gtgAAGACCATTAATGAAAAGCTTACAATTGGAAAGATTTCCAAGTACTGGTCAGGCTTTGTGAACGATGTTTTCACCAATGCTGACAACTTTGGGATTCACGTTCCTGCGGACCTCGATGTGACAGTCAAAGCAGCCATGATTGGTGCTTGCTTTCTGTTT gaTTTTATGTTCTTTGAACATTCACTGGCTGGATTATAA